The following are encoded in a window of Paenibacillus polymyxa genomic DNA:
- a CDS encoding ThuA domain-containing protein, translating to MRKALIVWGGWNGHEPEQVAAIFERVLKEEQFEVEVCNTLEAYQDAEKLLDLDLIVPMWTMGQIEQELVNNVSAAVQSGVGLTGCHGGMCDAFRNNVDWQFMTGGQWVAHPGNDGVEYMVNMKRGSSPLLDHIEDFQVKSEQYYLHVDPAVEVLASTRFPIVPGPHSANGPVDMPVVWTKRWGNGRVFYNSLGHHADIIDMPQVTEMMRSGFLWAAAGKQAVATRGSSLAEAYTGMTDNQQR from the coding sequence ATGCGCAAGGCACTGATTGTATGGGGTGGATGGAACGGACATGAGCCGGAGCAGGTGGCGGCCATTTTTGAACGCGTTTTGAAGGAAGAGCAGTTCGAGGTGGAAGTGTGTAATACCCTGGAAGCCTACCAGGATGCTGAGAAACTGCTTGACCTGGACCTGATCGTTCCAATGTGGACCATGGGACAGATTGAGCAGGAACTGGTCAATAATGTTTCAGCTGCGGTTCAAAGCGGCGTAGGTCTCACAGGCTGCCATGGCGGCATGTGTGATGCCTTCCGGAACAACGTGGACTGGCAGTTTATGACAGGCGGGCAATGGGTTGCGCATCCCGGCAATGACGGCGTAGAGTACATGGTGAACATGAAGCGCGGCTCCAGCCCACTTCTAGACCATATTGAGGATTTTCAGGTCAAAAGCGAGCAGTATTACCTCCACGTAGACCCGGCAGTTGAAGTGTTGGCAAGCACACGCTTTCCGATCGTACCAGGCCCCCATTCAGCCAATGGGCCAGTGGATATGCCCGTTGTATGGACGAAGCGCTGGGGGAACGGCCGCGTCTTCTACAATTCGCTGGGCCATCACGCAGATATCATAGATATGCCTCAAGTGACCGAGATGATGCGCAGCGGGTTTCTGTGGGCAGCAGCAGGCAAACAGGCGGTGGCCACCCGGGGCAGCTCTCTGGCAGAGGCTTATACAGGCATGACAGACAACCAACAGCGTTAG
- a CDS encoding Gfo/Idh/MocA family protein: protein MSNRLRIGMVGYKFMGKAHSNAYRSLPMFFPDAPLQPEMSVICGRNEQGVQAAARQYGWTESVTDWRGLVKRNDIDLIDINAPSNAHKEIVVEAALHGKHLFCEKPLALSLADSRDMLQVAEEAGVRHMVGFNYRFSPAVQLAKQLVESGRLGKIYHFRAFFLQDWIMDPSFPLVWRLQKEVAGSGSHGDLGAHLIDLARFLVGEFHEVIGMSETFIKQRPLALEMSGLSSIRSTEANAPMGEVTVDDATLFLARFAGGALGSFEATRFAAGHRSTNSFEINGSLGSVRFDFERMNELEVYFTQDEEDVQGFRRVLATDPAHKYSEAWWPAGHTIGFEHTFTHEMLEMLSAISEGRQPSPNFRDGVACQAVLEAVERSIEERRWVSIEEM, encoded by the coding sequence ATGTCTAATCGTCTTCGTATCGGAATGGTTGGCTACAAATTTATGGGCAAGGCTCACAGCAACGCTTACCGTAGTCTACCCATGTTCTTCCCAGATGCCCCGCTGCAGCCAGAGATGTCCGTTATCTGTGGACGCAACGAGCAGGGGGTTCAGGCAGCTGCCCGCCAGTACGGCTGGACCGAAAGTGTTACGGATTGGCGTGGTCTAGTGAAACGTAACGATATTGACCTCATTGACATTAACGCCCCGAGTAATGCCCATAAGGAAATTGTCGTTGAGGCAGCCCTTCATGGCAAGCATCTATTCTGTGAGAAGCCACTTGCGCTCTCACTGGCGGATTCACGTGACATGCTGCAGGTAGCAGAGGAAGCAGGGGTCAGACATATGGTAGGCTTCAACTACCGTTTTTCTCCGGCTGTCCAGCTGGCTAAGCAGCTAGTCGAGAGCGGACGCCTAGGCAAAATTTATCATTTCCGTGCCTTCTTTCTTCAAGACTGGATCATGGACCCGTCCTTCCCCCTGGTATGGCGGCTGCAAAAAGAAGTGGCCGGTTCTGGCTCTCATGGTGATCTTGGCGCCCATCTGATTGATCTCGCTCGCTTCTTGGTCGGCGAGTTCCATGAAGTGATCGGCATGAGCGAGACATTCATCAAACAGCGCCCGTTGGCTTTGGAGATGAGCGGGTTGAGCTCCATAAGGAGCACTGAAGCAAATGCTCCGATGGGAGAAGTGACAGTCGATGATGCCACGTTGTTCCTGGCACGCTTCGCCGGAGGTGCGCTGGGCAGCTTCGAGGCCACACGTTTTGCTGCCGGACATCGGAGCACAAATTCATTCGAGATCAACGGTAGCCTAGGCAGTGTGCGGTTTGACTTTGAACGAATGAACGAACTGGAAGTGTATTTCACACAGGATGAGGAGGACGTTCAGGGCTTTCGCCGCGTACTCGCCACCGATCCGGCACACAAGTACTCCGAAGCCTGGTGGCCTGCAGGACATACGATTGGATTCGAACATACCTTCACCCATGAGATGCTTGAGATGTTGAGTGCCATCTCTGAAGGACGGCAACCGTCGCCGAACTTCCGTGACGGTGTTGCTTGTCAGGCTGTGCTTGAAGCGGTAGAACGATCCATAGAGGAACGTCGCTGGGTATCCATTGAAGAAATGTAG
- a CDS encoding LacI family DNA-binding transcriptional regulator, with the protein MEVGNIVSRKEVAELSGVSEATVSRVLNAVGPIKEDTRRRVLDAANQLGYVPSALARNFARSKSGHLGVVMPYVPKAHLFSAYFFSEMLSGIGNKARDSGLDLLLLFRKPGERIDYSTLFRQQRIDTCIILGARDDHDEEEALKRLQEEGRPFCVMNHHFEGQSFCEVDADHVEGSRAAVSHLIEQGYKRIAFLNGPDIYSNSTERLKGYRTALQEAGIEYDHDLLLEGNYSRRSGLEASATIADKLNDIDAVFAANDRMALGVMQGLRERGLAADRFPAFVGYDDSDAAEMAVPPLSSVRVPFYEMGELAASKLIPDSLNLIPALELTGRDSIRELLSTELIVRASSIRP; encoded by the coding sequence TTGGAGGTGGGTAATATCGTTTCGCGCAAGGAAGTAGCAGAACTTTCCGGCGTGTCTGAAGCGACGGTATCTCGGGTCTTGAATGCAGTAGGTCCTATCAAAGAGGATACGCGGAGAAGGGTTCTGGACGCAGCTAATCAGCTTGGATATGTACCCAGTGCGCTGGCTCGTAACTTTGCCCGGAGTAAGAGTGGCCATCTTGGTGTAGTTATGCCTTATGTCCCGAAGGCGCACCTGTTCTCAGCCTATTTTTTCTCTGAGATGCTGAGCGGTATCGGAAACAAGGCCAGAGACAGCGGGCTCGATCTGCTTCTATTGTTCCGAAAGCCGGGGGAACGGATTGATTACAGTACTCTTTTCCGCCAGCAAAGAATCGATACCTGTATCATCCTTGGAGCCAGGGATGACCACGATGAGGAGGAAGCTCTAAAGAGACTTCAGGAAGAAGGACGTCCGTTCTGCGTCATGAATCACCATTTTGAAGGGCAATCGTTCTGTGAAGTGGATGCAGACCATGTAGAAGGCAGCCGGGCGGCTGTAAGTCACCTCATCGAGCAGGGATACAAGCGGATTGCCTTTCTCAACGGCCCGGACATCTATTCCAACAGTACTGAGCGATTGAAGGGTTACCGTACCGCGCTTCAGGAGGCCGGTATTGAATATGACCACGATCTGCTTCTGGAAGGTAATTACAGCCGTCGAAGCGGGCTCGAAGCCTCAGCTACAATCGCAGACAAATTGAATGATATTGATGCTGTATTTGCGGCGAACGACCGGATGGCCCTCGGGGTAATGCAGGGTCTCCGTGAGCGCGGACTGGCAGCAGACCGGTTTCCGGCGTTTGTAGGCTATGACGATTCGGATGCGGCTGAGATGGCTGTTCCGCCGCTAAGCAGTGTCCGCGTACCTTTTTATGAGATGGGGGAGCTTGCAGCCTCGAAGCTTATACCCGATTCTCTGAATCTTATTCCAGCCCTGGAACTAACCGGGCGCGACTCGATAAGAGAACTCCTGTCCACAGAGCTGATTGTCAGGGCGTCATCCATTCGTCCATAA
- a CDS encoding GRP family sugar transporter, which translates to MDFIIAFIPAVGWGVMPILAHITKASPREQLTGTVIGAVLFALCLYIIHPTSLAPIHFVVSFISGIFWAAGQLLQFQAFQKVSVSIAIPVICGLQLIGTTLFAALILGEWITGYQYGIGVGSLLCILAGVLLTSYQGKSAGLSKPLPVPIIIMLVCSGLALSSYVVINQFFHISGLSVILPQSLGMLCSAMVMNLKGKKRLRFSLVVRNLPTGLVWSIANLALFISNGLIGMAASFPISQASIAIACVGSLLIFKEKKSPKEWIGILAGITVLMIGVGMISMLKP; encoded by the coding sequence GTGGATTTCATTATTGCTTTTATTCCAGCCGTTGGCTGGGGAGTTATGCCGATATTGGCACATATAACAAAAGCCAGTCCCCGAGAACAGCTGACAGGTACCGTGATTGGTGCTGTGCTGTTTGCCCTGTGCTTGTATATCATTCACCCTACCTCATTAGCACCGATTCATTTTGTGGTAAGTTTTATATCTGGTATTTTCTGGGCTGCTGGACAATTGCTTCAGTTTCAAGCTTTTCAAAAAGTAAGCGTATCGATCGCCATTCCTGTGATTTGTGGTCTGCAGTTAATAGGTACGACGCTATTTGCCGCACTTATTTTGGGTGAATGGATAACAGGGTACCAATATGGGATAGGCGTTGGTTCTCTTCTGTGTATATTGGCAGGGGTTCTGTTAACCAGCTATCAGGGCAAGTCTGCTGGGTTGTCCAAGCCTTTGCCGGTACCCATTATCATAATGTTGGTTTGCTCGGGGTTAGCGTTAAGTAGTTATGTCGTTATTAATCAGTTCTTTCATATATCGGGACTATCCGTTATTCTGCCGCAATCGCTCGGTATGCTATGCTCAGCTATGGTCATGAACCTGAAGGGCAAAAAGCGGCTACGATTCTCTCTGGTGGTTCGCAATTTACCTACAGGATTGGTTTGGAGCATCGCGAATCTAGCATTATTTATTTCCAACGGGCTGATCGGCATGGCGGCTAGTTTTCCGATCTCTCAAGCGAGCATTGCCATTGCTTGTGTTGGCAGCCTTTTAATATTTAAGGAAAAGAAGAGTCCAAAGGAATGGATAGGCATACTTGCGGGAATTACAGTACTTATGATTGGAGTAGGAATGATTAGTATGCTTAAGCCTTAA
- a CDS encoding AraC family transcriptional regulator, whose translation MGENMIQYVDTYTSSEHKNISDLILYNCGTELCLSNQNFGPIARDFNLVHFVLKGRGKLVIDNKNYDIGEGQAFLIPANRVAYYQADEAEPWEYCWVGFMGIKSDIYLQNISLPSQNPYVIDIEDITFFHSTILEMLRIGDNTLSSSLAIQGYLFHILAKLVHDLGETMSVKEQLPYSVQAINFIEKNYISGIQISEVAEYLGLHQNYLTSVFKLETGETPKQYLIDLRIKKACELLQHTDYSIQVISNSVGYTDQLTFSRAFRNVMSISPSAYRKQFL comes from the coding sequence ATGGGCGAGAATATGATTCAATATGTTGATACGTATACCAGTTCAGAGCATAAAAATATATCAGATTTGATTTTATATAACTGTGGCACAGAGCTCTGCTTATCCAATCAGAATTTTGGACCCATCGCCCGCGATTTTAATCTGGTTCATTTTGTGCTAAAAGGACGAGGTAAGTTGGTGATTGACAACAAAAATTACGATATAGGAGAAGGACAGGCTTTTTTAATTCCGGCCAATAGGGTGGCTTATTACCAGGCGGATGAAGCCGAGCCTTGGGAGTACTGTTGGGTCGGCTTTATGGGCATTAAATCCGACATCTACCTGCAGAACATATCACTTCCAAGCCAGAACCCTTATGTAATCGATATTGAAGATATTACGTTCTTTCATTCCACGATTCTTGAGATGTTGCGGATCGGAGATAACACACTTTCTTCATCGTTGGCTATACAGGGGTATTTATTCCATATTCTCGCCAAACTTGTGCACGACTTGGGAGAAACGATGTCGGTAAAGGAGCAGCTTCCTTATTCGGTTCAAGCGATAAACTTTATTGAGAAAAACTACATCAGCGGCATCCAGATTAGTGAAGTAGCGGAGTACCTCGGTCTACATCAGAATTATCTGACCTCCGTTTTCAAACTTGAGACTGGTGAAACGCCTAAACAATATCTGATAGACCTTAGGATTAAAAAAGCGTGCGAACTGCTGCAACATACAGACTATTCGATTCAGGTCATATCAAATTCGGTCGGCTATACCGATCAATTGACCTTTTCGCGAGCTTTTAGAAATGTAATGAGTATATCTCCCAGTGCGTATAGAAAACAATTTCTTTGA
- a CDS encoding alpha-galactosidase has translation MASLQVNQKERTFHLTNKYCSYLFRVMENGQLEHLYYGKKIEYLGQYDRFIERSYRPVSVGEFDSDLVTSLESIKQEFPSAGSGDFREPAIEIIQEDGSHIMEFTYDRYEVIAEKPKIPHLPATFCKEAHEAETLLITLTDSLTGAVAVLAYTIFSELPVITRSVSITNSGNNPLRVNRLMSLSLDLPDSEYEIIHLSGAWGRERHVERTPLRPGLQSIGSTRGISSHVHNPFLALAKPGSQEHQGEVYAVNLVYSGNFLAQAEVDSYSTTRLMIGIHPDKFCWTLKPGECFYSPEAVLVYSESGLNGMSQAYHSLYNKHLIRSSWTERERPVLINNWEGTYFDFTEQKIVDMAKKAGELGIELFVLDDGWFGRRNNDTSSLGDWFENPEKLPNGISNLAKKINALGMKFGLWFEPEMVNSDSHIMREHPDWVVGTPGRQRKHGRHQYVLDYSQPPVVDYLFKLMDDVLSSARIEYVKWDMNRCISEAYSLSLGKERQGEFFHRYVLGVYALYEKLITEHPEILFESCASGGGRFDPGMLYYAPQTWTSDDSEAIERLKIQYGTSMAYPLSSMGAHVSTIPNHQIGRTTPLQTRSNVAYFGIFGYELDPLALSEEECNVIKKQIQVYKRYRRLITQGTFYRLLSPFEKNETAWMVIDAECEHALVGWYQVLSRPNQAYLRLKLVGLNEMAVYFVEELGQRFTGSELMNIGLILTPPHKAGQDFNIAEKYDFSSQLFTLTKEISS, from the coding sequence ATGGCTAGTCTACAAGTTAACCAAAAGGAACGGACATTTCACTTAACGAACAAATACTGCAGTTATCTTTTCCGTGTCATGGAGAACGGGCAATTGGAGCATTTATATTACGGCAAAAAAATAGAGTACCTGGGTCAATATGACCGTTTTATCGAGCGAAGCTACCGTCCCGTGTCTGTCGGTGAGTTTGATAGTGACTTGGTGACATCGTTGGAAAGTATTAAGCAGGAATTTCCTTCTGCGGGAAGTGGAGACTTTCGAGAGCCGGCAATTGAGATCATACAGGAGGACGGATCTCATATAATGGAGTTCACTTATGATCGTTACGAGGTAATCGCTGAGAAGCCTAAAATCCCCCATCTTCCAGCTACGTTTTGTAAGGAAGCACATGAAGCAGAGACACTCCTCATCACGCTGACCGATTCTCTTACAGGAGCGGTGGCCGTGCTTGCTTACACCATCTTCAGCGAACTGCCCGTGATCACGAGATCCGTATCCATAACGAATTCCGGGAATAATCCCCTGAGAGTCAACCGTCTAATGAGCCTGAGTCTTGATCTCCCTGACTCCGAATATGAAATTATTCATTTATCAGGGGCTTGGGGTAGGGAACGTCATGTGGAGCGTACACCATTGAGACCTGGGCTACAGTCGATTGGGAGCACACGAGGAATTAGTAGTCATGTTCACAACCCATTTCTGGCGCTTGCCAAACCTGGATCACAGGAACACCAAGGAGAAGTGTATGCGGTTAATCTCGTTTACAGCGGGAACTTTCTTGCTCAGGCGGAAGTGGACAGCTATTCAACTACCCGATTGATGATCGGCATTCATCCTGACAAATTCTGCTGGACCCTGAAGCCAGGAGAATGTTTTTATTCGCCTGAAGCAGTTCTGGTCTATTCTGAGAGCGGTTTAAATGGCATGAGCCAAGCATACCATAGCCTGTACAATAAACACTTAATTCGCAGCAGTTGGACCGAGCGGGAACGACCTGTATTGATCAATAACTGGGAGGGGACCTATTTTGATTTTACTGAGCAGAAAATAGTTGATATGGCAAAAAAAGCAGGTGAACTGGGGATTGAACTCTTTGTCTTGGATGACGGATGGTTCGGTCGAAGAAACAATGATACCTCTTCCCTCGGTGACTGGTTTGAAAATCCTGAAAAGCTACCGAACGGGATCTCGAATTTGGCAAAGAAGATCAATGCGCTCGGGATGAAATTCGGTCTTTGGTTCGAGCCGGAAATGGTTAACTCCGACTCTCATATTATGAGGGAGCATCCAGACTGGGTTGTGGGAACACCCGGCCGTCAACGCAAGCATGGACGCCATCAATATGTTCTTGATTATTCCCAACCGCCTGTTGTGGATTACCTGTTTAAGTTAATGGATGACGTGCTCTCTTCTGCTCGGATCGAATACGTAAAATGGGATATGAATCGCTGTATTTCAGAAGCCTATTCGTTATCTCTGGGCAAGGAAAGACAGGGCGAATTTTTTCACCGCTATGTCTTGGGTGTATATGCTTTATATGAGAAGCTGATTACCGAACACCCTGAGATTTTGTTTGAGTCCTGTGCTTCCGGTGGAGGACGGTTTGATCCAGGGATGCTTTATTATGCTCCGCAAACATGGACAAGCGACGATAGTGAGGCTATAGAACGTCTGAAGATTCAGTATGGCACTTCCATGGCCTATCCGCTTAGCAGCATGGGTGCTCATGTGTCAACCATCCCGAACCACCAGATAGGCAGAACCACACCGCTGCAAACCAGATCCAATGTCGCCTACTTTGGTATATTCGGTTATGAACTTGACCCATTGGCTTTGTCCGAAGAAGAGTGCAATGTAATTAAAAAACAAATACAAGTGTATAAACGTTACCGACGATTAATTACACAGGGAACCTTTTACCGTCTGCTAAGTCCCTTTGAAAAAAATGAGACTGCCTGGATGGTCATTGATGCAGAATGTGAGCATGCTCTCGTCGGTTGGTACCAGGTGCTCTCGCGTCCGAATCAAGCTTATTTACGACTAAAGCTAGTCGGGCTGAACGAAATGGCAGTATATTTTGTGGAAGAGCTGGGCCAACGTTTTACCGGCAGCGAGTTAATGAACATTGGACTTATACTCACCCCGCCTCATAAGGCGGGACAGGATTTTAATATTGCGGAGAAATACGATTTCTCATCTCAATTATTTACTTTAACAAAAGAGATTTCCTCATGA
- a CDS encoding Gfo/Idh/MocA family protein, whose protein sequence is MKLGIVGAGMIVGDLLSFIQDIPTILLKAICSRPSHEEKLLDWQHRYGISQIYSDYSEMLMNREVDTVYIGLPNHLHYSYAKEALLSGKHVICEKPFTSNLQEFLELKEIAQQRKLILVEAITNQYLKNYLSMKEYLSKLGEIKIVECNYSQYSSRYEAFKAGIIQPAFNPEMSGGALMDINLYNIHFVVGFFGSPKKVEYWANMERGIDTSGMLLLDYGDFKCVCIGSKDSTAPNAVNIQGNKGYIHMASSANICDCFDYTANKEMPIRVDLKDHSHRMYDEFVEFDRIIRENDLEKVSDMLEHSEKVMKVIEDAKQSANLVFGPDPLSLCSTPKFLNDN, encoded by the coding sequence ATGAAGTTGGGAATTGTCGGAGCAGGGATGATCGTAGGGGATCTATTGAGCTTTATTCAGGATATCCCGACTATTTTATTAAAGGCAATTTGTTCTAGACCTAGTCATGAGGAAAAATTACTGGATTGGCAACATAGATATGGAATCTCTCAGATTTATTCGGATTACAGCGAGATGCTGATGAATCGTGAAGTGGATACAGTTTATATCGGGCTGCCTAATCATCTTCATTATTCATATGCCAAAGAAGCATTATTGAGTGGCAAACATGTCATTTGTGAGAAGCCGTTTACTTCCAATTTGCAAGAATTCCTAGAGCTAAAAGAAATTGCTCAGCAAAGAAAACTGATATTGGTGGAAGCCATAACAAATCAATATTTGAAAAATTATTTGTCCATGAAGGAGTATCTATCTAAACTTGGTGAGATCAAAATCGTTGAATGCAACTATTCTCAATACTCATCTCGGTATGAAGCTTTCAAAGCGGGAATAATCCAGCCTGCGTTTAATCCAGAAATGTCTGGTGGAGCCTTGATGGATATTAATTTATATAATATTCATTTTGTTGTTGGATTCTTCGGGAGCCCTAAGAAAGTGGAGTATTGGGCGAACATGGAGCGTGGAATTGATACTTCAGGTATGCTGCTGCTTGATTACGGTGATTTCAAGTGTGTCTGCATCGGTTCAAAAGATAGTACGGCCCCCAATGCCGTGAACATTCAAGGCAATAAGGGCTATATACACATGGCAAGTTCAGCTAATATATGCGACTGCTTTGATTACACTGCGAATAAGGAAATGCCAATTCGGGTGGATCTAAAAGATCATTCGCATCGAATGTATGACGAATTCGTTGAATTTGACCGTATCATCCGAGAAAACGATTTGGAAAAAGTTTCGGATATGCTTGAACATAGTGAAAAGGTCATGAAGGTCATCGAGGATGCCAAGCAGTCCGCCAATCTTGTATTTGGCCCTGATCCACTTTCACTGTGTTCAACCCCTAAATTTCTAAATGATAATTGA
- a CDS encoding Gfo/Idh/MocA family oxidoreductase, translating to MLTIGYIGNGKSTNRYHLPFSLNRAELKVKTIYARNLDKREWKKIPEVLYTDNIESLMNDKEIQLIVICTPVESHYSYAKMALDHGKNVLVEKPFMLTKEEAVSIFQYAKEKNLVIQCYQNRRYDSDFLTSQKVIESGKLGDLLEVEMHYDYYRPEIPNSTSHFSRYNSYLYGHGVHTIDQVLSYFGKPDTIHYDVRQLLGTGRMNDYFDLDFYYPSLKVSIKSSFFRLKERPGFVVHGKKGVFIKQTKDRQEEHLKLYYLPKGHSDFGIDQPEHYGILTYLDDKGEYHEEKVVSEKGDYARVYDDIYQSIVLGKEKVIKDEETIICMEILEKGIEECN from the coding sequence ATGCTTACCATCGGTTATATTGGAAATGGGAAAAGCACGAACCGTTATCATCTTCCTTTTTCATTGAACAGAGCTGAATTGAAAGTGAAGACGATATATGCCCGTAATCTAGATAAAAGGGAGTGGAAAAAAATCCCCGAAGTGCTGTATACAGATAATATAGAATCTTTAATGAACGATAAGGAGATTCAGTTGATTGTTATCTGTACACCTGTAGAATCCCACTACTCTTATGCGAAAATGGCGCTAGACCACGGGAAAAATGTACTTGTTGAGAAACCTTTTATGTTAACCAAAGAAGAAGCCGTGTCGATCTTCCAATATGCTAAAGAGAAAAATTTGGTTATACAATGCTATCAGAATAGACGTTACGATTCGGATTTCCTCACTAGCCAGAAGGTTATTGAATCAGGAAAGCTTGGAGATTTACTGGAGGTGGAGATGCATTACGATTATTATCGCCCTGAGATCCCGAACTCCACTTCTCATTTTTCCAGATATAACAGTTACCTATATGGACATGGCGTTCATACCATTGACCAGGTTCTTTCCTATTTTGGGAAGCCGGACACAATCCATTATGATGTTCGTCAATTGCTGGGTACTGGGAGAATGAATGATTACTTTGATCTGGATTTTTATTATCCCTCGCTCAAGGTATCCATCAAATCCAGCTTTTTTCGCTTAAAAGAGCGGCCGGGTTTTGTCGTACACGGCAAAAAAGGCGTTTTTATAAAGCAAACGAAGGATCGCCAGGAGGAGCATCTGAAATTATACTATCTGCCTAAGGGACACTCCGATTTCGGCATAGACCAGCCCGAGCATTACGGCATCTTAACATATCTTGATGATAAAGGCGAGTATCATGAAGAAAAAGTCGTTTCTGAAAAGGGTGATTATGCTCGAGTATATGACGATATCTATCAGTCGATCGTACTTGGTAAAGAAAAAGTGATTAAAGACGAAGAGACGATAATTTGTATGGAAATACTTGAAAAAGGTATAGAGGAGTGCAACTAA
- a CDS encoding MurR/RpiR family transcriptional regulator, with product MKILIQLSEMQNFTPNEKSIASYILLHKESILHLNIQELAKATYTSHSAINRLTHKLGLSGFKEFIIKLAREFQQNTQNISNVDPNYPFGYDESPLQVAKEIAELMKETIEKNFTFMDDDSLSQTALLLDQAKRIFIYALGDSQIRAKSFQNKLVKINKYVVIATELSEWAYHTANLTTQDCAVFLTYHGKSPIFLKAARHFAHENIPFIIITATNQSELAKLSNICIRVPNDEVKHAKIGTFSSQIAFDYVLNVIYSCIYKIDYLKNMQTLTQSLENSHLNDMMNDV from the coding sequence TTGAAAATACTAATACAATTATCAGAAATGCAAAACTTTACACCAAACGAAAAAAGCATTGCATCCTATATTTTGCTTCATAAGGAAAGTATCCTGCACTTAAATATTCAGGAGCTTGCAAAGGCAACGTATACTTCGCATTCCGCAATTAATCGATTAACACATAAACTTGGGCTATCGGGCTTCAAGGAGTTTATAATCAAACTTGCTCGGGAGTTTCAGCAGAACACCCAGAACATTTCCAATGTAGACCCCAACTATCCCTTCGGTTATGATGAATCCCCACTTCAAGTGGCGAAAGAAATTGCAGAATTAATGAAAGAAACGATTGAAAAAAACTTTACATTCATGGATGATGATTCATTGTCGCAAACAGCCCTATTGCTGGATCAAGCGAAAAGGATCTTTATATATGCGTTGGGCGATTCACAAATCCGTGCGAAAAGTTTCCAAAATAAATTGGTAAAAATAAACAAGTATGTGGTTATAGCTACGGAGCTGTCTGAATGGGCTTACCATACGGCTAATCTTACGACACAGGACTGCGCTGTGTTTTTAACTTACCACGGAAAGTCGCCGATTTTTTTAAAAGCAGCACGGCATTTCGCACATGAAAATATCCCTTTTATCATAATTACAGCAACCAATCAAAGTGAATTGGCCAAACTCAGTAATATCTGTATCCGGGTGCCTAATGACGAAGTAAAACATGCCAAGATTGGTACATTTTCGTCGCAAATTGCTTTTGACTATGTATTAAATGTGATCTATTCCTGTATCTATAAAATCGACTACTTGAAAAACATGCAAACCCTAACACAATCGTTGGAGAATTCGCATCTCAATGACATGATGAATGACGTATAA